In one Phyllostomus discolor isolate MPI-MPIP mPhyDis1 chromosome 8, mPhyDis1.pri.v3, whole genome shotgun sequence genomic region, the following are encoded:
- the TSSK6 gene encoding testis-specific serine/threonine-protein kinase 6: MSGDKLLSELGYKLGRTIGEGSYSKVKVATSKKYKGTVAIKVVDRRRAPPDFVNKFLPRELSILRGVRHPHIVHVFEFIEVCNGKLYIVMEAAATDLLQAVQRNGRIPGGQARDLFAQIAGAVRYLHDHHLVHRDLKCENVLLSPDERRVKLTDFGFGRQAHGYPDLSTTYCGSAAYASPEVLLGIPYDPKKYDVWSLGVVLYVMVTGCMPFDDSDIAGLPRRQKRGVLYPNGLELSERCKALITELLQFSPSARPSAGQVARNGWLRAGDSG; encoded by the coding sequence ATGTCGGGCGACAAACTTCTGAGCGAGCTCGGCTATAAACTGGGCCGCACAATAGGTGAGGGAAGTTACTCCAAGGTGAAGGTGGCCACATCGAAGAAGTACAAGGGCACGGTGGCCATTAAGGTGGTGGACCGGCGGCGCGCACCGCCAGACTTCGTCAACAAGTTCCTGCCGCGCGAGCTGTCCATCCTTCGAGGCGTGCGGCACCCGCACATTGTGCACGTCTTCGAGTTCATTGAGGTGTGCAACGGGAAGCTGTACATCGTGATGGAGGCAGCCGCCACTGACCTGCTGCAGGCCGTGCAGCGCAACGGGCGCATCCCCGGGGGGCAGGCACGTGACCTCTTCGCACAGATAGCCGGTGCCGTGCGCTACTTGCACGACCACCACCTGGTGCACCGCGACCTCAAGTGCGAAAACGTGTTGCTGAGCCCTGACGAGCGCCGCGTCAAGCTCACTGACTTTGGCTTTGGCCGCCAGGCCCATGGCTACCCTGACCTGAGCACCACCTACTGCGGCTCGGCAGCCTACGCATCGCCTGAGGTTCTCCTGGGCATCCCCTATGACCCCAAGAAGTACGATGTGTGGAGCCTAGGCGTCGTGCTCTACGTCATGGTCACCGGATGCATGCCCTTCGACGACTCAGACATCGCTGGCCTGCCAAGGCGCCAGAAGCGCGGCGTCCTCTACCCCAACGGCCTCGAGCTGTCTGAGCGTTGCAAGGCCCTGATTACGGAATTGCTGCAGTTCAGCCCGTCGGCTAGACCTTCGGCGGGCCAGGTAGCGCGCAACGGCTGGCTGCGCGCTGGAGACTCCGGCTAA
- the NDUFA13 gene encoding NADH dehydrogenase [ubiquinone] 1 alpha subcomplex subunit 13 isoform X1, protein MAASKVKQDMPPPGGYGPIDYKRNLPRRGLSGYSMFAVGIGTLLFGYWSMMKWNRERRRLQIEDFEARIALMPLLQAEKDRRILQMLRENLEEEAIIMKDVPDWKVGESVFHTTRWVTPIMGELYGLRTNEEILNATYGFIWYT, encoded by the exons ATGGCGGCCTCGAAGGTGAAGCAGGACATGCCCCCGCCGGGGGGCTACGGCCCCATCGACTACAAACGGAACCTTCCGCGTCGGGGACTATCGG GCTACAGCATGTTCGCTGTGGGCATTGGGACCTTGCTCTTTGGGTACTGGAGCATGATGAAGTGGAATCGCGAACGCAG GCGCCTGCAGATCGAGGACTTTGAGGCCCGAATTGCACTGATGCCGCTGTTGCAGGCAGAGAAGGACCGGAG GATCCTGCAGATGCTTCGGGAGAATCTGGAAGAGGAGGCCATCATCATGAAGGATGTGCCCGACTGGAAG GTGGGCGAGTCTGTGTTCCACACAACACGCTGGGTGACCCCCATAATGGGTGAGCTGTATGGACTGCGGACGAATGAGGAGATTCTGAATGCTACCTATGGCTTCATCTGGTACACGTAG
- the NDUFA13 gene encoding NADH dehydrogenase [ubiquinone] 1 alpha subcomplex subunit 13 isoform X2, translated as MAASKVKQDMPPPGGYGPIDYKRNLPRRGLSGYSMFAVGIGTLLFGYWSMMKWNRERRILQMLRENLEEEAIIMKDVPDWKVGESVFHTTRWVTPIMGELYGLRTNEEILNATYGFIWYT; from the exons ATGGCGGCCTCGAAGGTGAAGCAGGACATGCCCCCGCCGGGGGGCTACGGCCCCATCGACTACAAACGGAACCTTCCGCGTCGGGGACTATCGG GCTACAGCATGTTCGCTGTGGGCATTGGGACCTTGCTCTTTGGGTACTGGAGCATGATGAAGTGGAATCGCGAACGCAG GATCCTGCAGATGCTTCGGGAGAATCTGGAAGAGGAGGCCATCATCATGAAGGATGTGCCCGACTGGAAG GTGGGCGAGTCTGTGTTCCACACAACACGCTGGGTGACCCCCATAATGGGTGAGCTGTATGGACTGCGGACGAATGAGGAGATTCTGAATGCTACCTATGGCTTCATCTGGTACACGTAG